Proteins encoded together in one Lathamus discolor isolate bLatDis1 chromosome 3, bLatDis1.hap1, whole genome shotgun sequence window:
- the SNORC gene encoding protein SNORC isoform X1 — protein MPYHRVLRLVLLTLCGILVPAVLAAEHPQGPVPTLWNEPPELPSGAGPMDTTTARLSDATAFPPYTSELEPEDTTHLHRLDAGDGSLGPGAIGAIVIASLLGTSVLVALVIITLRKFSAS, from the exons ATGCCCTACCACAGAGTCCTTCGCCTGGTCCTGCTAACGCTGTGTGGCATCCtggtccctgctgtgctggcag CAGAGCACCCGCAGGGCCCAGTGCCCACCCTCTGGAACGAGCCTCCCGAGCTGCCCTCTGGAGCCGGCCCCATGGACACCACCACAGCCCGGCTCTCGGATGCCACGGCCTTCCCCCCGTACACCTCTGAGCTGGAGCCCGAGGACACCACTCACCTGCACCGGCTGGATGCTGGGGACG GGTCACTGGGCCCCGGAGCTATCGGTGCCATTGTCATCGCCTCCCTCCTGGGCACCTCTGTGCTTGTGGCCTTGGTCATCATCACGCTGAGAAAGTTCTCTGCCTCCTGA
- the SNORC gene encoding protein SNORC isoform X2, which yields MPYHRVLRLVLLTLCGILVPAVLAEHPQGPVPTLWNEPPELPSGAGPMDTTTARLSDATAFPPYTSELEPEDTTHLHRLDAGDGSLGPGAIGAIVIASLLGTSVLVALVIITLRKFSAS from the exons ATGCCCTACCACAGAGTCCTTCGCCTGGTCCTGCTAACGCTGTGTGGCATCCtggtccctgctgtgctggcag AGCACCCGCAGGGCCCAGTGCCCACCCTCTGGAACGAGCCTCCCGAGCTGCCCTCTGGAGCCGGCCCCATGGACACCACCACAGCCCGGCTCTCGGATGCCACGGCCTTCCCCCCGTACACCTCTGAGCTGGAGCCCGAGGACACCACTCACCTGCACCGGCTGGATGCTGGGGACG GGTCACTGGGCCCCGGAGCTATCGGTGCCATTGTCATCGCCTCCCTCCTGGGCACCTCTGTGCTTGTGGCCTTGGTCATCATCACGCTGAGAAAGTTCTCTGCCTCCTGA